The genomic DNA TATTGGTATGAGACTCTTGACGATATCGCCCATGGTCGGGCGGACATTCATTCCGGGCTTAACAAGAATTTTGAACGTGAAGTCTGGATGGATTTTACAGAGCCGATATTTCTTACGGACACATCATTGTTTTATCTCGCCGGTCAGCAACCCGTGACGCTTGAAAATTTGAAGGGAAAGAAGGTCGGTACCCTGAAAGGGGCTGTTACGGAAGCATGGCTTAGAGAAAATGCTCCATCAATTCAAACGGTTCCTTTTGTCGGGAATGAGCAGATGGCTGAGTCACTTTTGAAAGGGGATGTTGCCGCGGTATTGATTGAAGGAGTTAATTTTACTGAAGTTCTTTTACAGCACGGGTGGGCTGGAAAGGTTGATCGCGTAAAAAAGGTGTTGAGTTTTCAGAATCTCTACGCCGGGACGATCGCAGGCAGGCGAGGCCTGATCAACAAGATCAATCAAGGTTTTCAAGCTATTTCACGTTCGGAAATTCAGGAGTTGGAACGGCGCTGGGTGCCTGAACCGACTCTTCGGCATTTTGCCAATCAGCCGAGGCCATTGGATTTGACCCGGCGTGAAATGATCTGGTTGAAGGATCATCCGCAGATGCGGCTTGGGGTGGATTCCGAATGGCCTCCGTTTGAGTTCATTTCTCCACAGGGGCTTTATGAGGGGATTGTTTCCGAATATATTTCCAGACTCGGAGAAAAGCTTGGTGTCGAGATTCTTCCCGTTTCCGAAAAGAATTGGGATGACATGGTCGAAAAGGTGAGCTCCCAAGACGTTGACATGGTGGCCGGTCCGAATTCAGCAGATGATGTTGCCGCCTACCTGCATTACTCAAAGCCATATCTTTCTTTCCCTTTGAGTATTCTGGTAAGGGACGACTCTTCCGTGTTGAATTTGCGAGACCTCAAGGGGAAGAAGGTCGGGGTAGTCAGGGGATACGACATAGAGAATTCTCTTAATCAGGATACCCCCGGCATTGATATCGTATTAGTCGATAACACCGAGGAAGCACTTTGGGACCTTGTCGAGGGTAAGCTTGATGCGTTGGTGTCCAGCACCGTGTCGTATCGCTATCTGACCAGTAAACATGGAATATCCAATGTCAGGGTCGCTGTGGCCACGCCGTACTCCTTCAACCTTTCCATGGGGGTTCGCCGGGATTGGCCCGAATTGGTGGGGATACTCGACAAGGCGCTTGGTACGATAACCGATTCAGAGCGTGACGCTATCGTCAATCATTGGCTCAATATCCATATCGAGCGGTTTATTGACTGGAGCATGGTTTGGAAAGTTGCTTTTGGTATCTTTTCAGTAGCAGCACTGATTCTCGGGATAATCATCCATGCAAACCGGAAGCTCGCGGCAGAGATCGTTGTTCGTAAACGAACTCAAGCGGCTTTGGCCGAAAGCCGGGAACGGTTGGAGAAGCAGAACCATGAGCTTATTGAGGCAGCGGAGTTGAGGGAGGATGTGGAGCGTGTTTCCCGCCACGATCTGAAGAATCCGCTTACCAACATCCTGAGTGTGCCGCAGTTGCTGATGATGTCGGATAATATTGAAGAGTATCAAAAGGAAATGCTGAAGAGAGTGGAAGCGTCCGGTTATGCCATGCTCCAGATGATCAACAATTCTCTTGATATATTCAAGATGGAGCGGGGAGCCTACAAGTTCAACCCCATAGATGTGGATATTGCCGCGGTTGTCCGCAAGGTCCTATTGGATCAGGAGTCAGTGTCGAATTCCAAGGAACTGTCAATGTCGTTGCTTTTGGAAGGCGTTCCAATGGACGAACATGAAACAGTCATGATTCAGGGAGAGGAGCTTCTCTGTTATTCGATGCTGTCAAATCTGGTCCGCAATGCGTTTGAGGCCTCTCCCGAAGGGGAAGCCGTCACTGTCGAGTTGCACCGGGAAGACGGCGTTGCGTTGGCTATTCACAATATGGGTGCTGTTCCTGAAGGGATTCGTGACTATTTTTTTGAAAAGTATGCAACGTCCGGCAAGGCGCGGGGAACAGGGCTTGGAACCTATTCCGCGAAACTCATTGCCGAGGTGCATGGCGGAACCATGGGATTCATTACATCCGAGGAGCACGGAACAACCGTGACAGTAAAGTTCCCTGCGTGAGCTACAGGATTTTTTCTCCCAGAATGATTTCAAGTTTTTTAATGAGCGTGTCGGGAGTGAAAGGCTTTACGACATAGTTGGTGGCCCCATGCTGAACGGCGGCGATAACATCGTCCTTGGTGCAATGAGCGGTCAGCATGAGCACCGGGATATCTTCGTGCTCACCGGGACCATCGGAACCTTTGATGGCATCCAGAAATTCCAACCCGTTCATGACAGGCATGTCCCAGTCGAGAATGATGCAGTCAACGGTTTCGTTGTAGAACTTCTTTTTCGCAATCTTGCCGTCCTCGGCAAAGATGAAGTTGTGGAATTTGACGGACCGAAGAATGTCGGCGACGATCTGCCGGACTGCCTGATTGTCATCCACGATAAGAAATTTCATGTCGAGGTTGATGCTCATTGCGGTGTTCCTTGTTTGAGAGGTGGCAGGTAATACACGTTATATGGAGTATATCATTTTTCATTAAATGATCCAGTTAAAACAAGGCGGGCGCTGTGTGAATGAGAGCAAACATGTTTCCTGTGAGATGTGACTTGATGTCGGAAACAGCGTGATGCAATGAAAAGGAGTTACGGCATGATTCCGTAACTCCTTGTTTTTTGAGTCGAGACAAGGGGGTGTGTTTTTGTCTTGCCCTTGTCGTGTGTGCGTGAGGTGAAGCGAGCTAATCGAGCTTGAAAGGTTTCAGCACCCTGTCCAGCACTCCCTGAAGTTTGGATATGGCGACGCCGTAGTTGGTGACGGGCACGCCCCGGCGGTTGCATTCTTTGATGCGGCGCAGCATTTCCGTTCTGTTGATCATGCAGGCGCCACAGTGGATGGTGAGCTTGAACCGTTCCAGATTTTCAGGGAAATCGTGTCCTGAGTAGAACTCGAAGTTCAGGTCCTTGCCTGTGTATTGGGTCAGCCAGCGGGGAATCTTCACCCGCCCGATGTCGTCGGCAACCGAGTGGTGTGAACAGGCTTCGCCCATGAGAACGGTGTCGCCGTCTTCCAGACTGTCAATGGCCTTGGCCCCTTCCACCAGTTTTTCAAGATCGCCTTTGTATCGGGCGAAAAGTGTGGAGAAGGTGGTCAGCGGAATATCGTCGGGCACGTCTCCTGCCACGCTCATGACGACCTGCGAGTCGGTGATGACCAATGCCGGTTTGCGTTGCAGGTTGGCAAGTGCCTCGTCTATTTCGCGATCCTTGACTGTAATGCCGATGGCGTCGCAGTCGAGAATTTCGCGCAGTACCTGAACCTGCGGCAGGATTAGCCTGCCCTTGGGGGCTGCCAAATCGATGGGGACCACGCAGACCACCCAGTCGCCCTCGTTGATGAGGTCGCCCGCCAGCACCGGCTCGCGTTTCATTTCCGGGGGCGCGATGTCGATGATGGTTTCTTTTACGGCGTCGACATCCAGTCCGGTCTTGGCCGAGGTCACGAGATGGCGCAGGTTGTTTTCCGCGCAATAGGCGATGTCTGCGGCAGCGGGTTCCTTCAGGTCGCTTTTGTTGAAGACGATGATAAACGGGATTTCCAGTTCCTGAATGTCTGCGATGATCTTTTTTTCATAGTCCGTGATGCCTTCCTCGGAGATCACGACCACGGCCACGTCCGAACGCCAGAGCACCTTGCGGGTCGCCTTGATTCGCAGCTCACCCAGTTCTCCCTCGTCGTCCAGTCCCGCCGTGTCGTAGAAGGTGACCGGACCGAGCGGCAGCAGTTCATAGTGCTTGGCAACGGGGTCGGTCGTGGTGCCGGGGTGGTCGGAGACAATGGCGATGTCCTGTCCCGTGATTGCGTTGATGAGCGACGACTTGCCTGCGTTGCGCCTTCCGGCCAGAGTGATGACGAGACGTACGCCGCGGGGAGCTTTGGTGGTCATGAGTCTTTCCTCCTGGAGAATCCTTTGGATGATGACGGCTCGAGGCCGAGGGAAATAACGGTTTGCCGTGCTGCGGTCAGAGAGGCGGATGCCGTGGAGTGCGCCTGATTCTTTCCGGGATAGATCGTGTAGTCCGAGCGGTGCTCTTCCGGTGTCATGGAAGGCATGAGAACGTTGCAGCCGCGTTGCAGGGCTTCTCCCTGACTGGGCTGGTGCAGTGCGCTCAGGGCGGATGTCGCCGGAATGTTGGCTCCGGGGTTGAGCAGCCGGAGCAGTGCGGTCACCCGGTGGGACAGGGCGATGCTTCCGGCCTGCTCGGACGCCAGCGGTGTCTGCGGGTGGGGGATGAACGGTCCGGCTGCGAGCATGTGAAGTTTGAGGTCGGAAAGGTACAGGATGTCCTCAAGTGTCGTTTCCACGGTCATGTCGGGCAGCCCGATGATAATGCCGGAGCCGACTTCGTAGCCCATGTCCTTCAATGCTTCCACGCGTTGCAGGCGTTCGGAAAAGCTTTCGCCGAGCCGAAAGCGAGCATAGAGTTCCGGGTCGGTGGTTTCGAGTTTCACCAGACAGCGGTCTGCGCCGCATTTCCGCCAGTGGGCGTATTCGGAGATGTCGCGGTCTCCCACCGACAGGGTGATGGCAATGTCGTGCCGGGAGCGGATGTCTTTGACCAGTTCGCCTATGAACTCCGTGGAATAATGAAAGTCATCCCCGGACTGAAGGACAATGGTGCCGATGTCGTTTGCCGCTGCAACGGCTGTTGCGTTCAGGATCGTTTCACGCGTCATCCGGTAGCGCGCGATGTCCCGGTTCGGGGAACGCAGTCCGCAATACTGGCATCGTTTGTTGCAGTGATTGGAAAATTCGATGATGGCCCGGAGAAAGATTTCCTTGCCGAATTGCTGTTCCTTGGCTTCATCGGCACGGGCGAACAGTTCTGTATCGTTCCGGCCTTCGAGGTAGGCACGAACTTCTTCCTTGCTAAGAATGCTCATTGAGTTCTCCTGTCATGGCGTGATGACATTCGCAGATGAGCCGGTACGCCGCGACTTCCTGGTCAGAGGCGTTTCCCGGTCGATTGGTTTTCGCCCAGTCAAATAGCGTTTCCACGTCGGCTTTGATGATTCCCCAGAATCCGTTTGCAGCGTAATCCTCGCAGTGGGCGTACTGGCCGAAGATGATGGTATCGTCGATAATGATGATCGGCATACAGGGAATGGTGTGCTGTGGGTAAACGTGCGTCTTTTCGGGATAGGCCTTTTTCAGTTCGTGCAGGAATTCATGGGATGCGTGAAGGGTTTTCGCATGCTCTTCTTTGGTCGCATCCAGACGAAGCGCGTGCATGAACGGTGCACTCCATGGCTGGGCATCTGTCAGGTCGATGATATCCAGCCGTTCGAAATCGGGTTTGGCAAGAGCTGTCGTCAGTGCTTCCCTGTGCGGGGCCGAGTCAGCGAAAGGGCCGTATACCGCAGCGTGAAGGAGTATCCGCTTTCTGGCTGCGGCAAAGAGGGAGGGAAGATTCAGGGTAGCGATCCCGGCAACGAGGCGTGTCACAGCTTGACCTCGTCGAATTCGTCGGGCGTGAACCCGAGCTTGCACAGCCGTTTCGGTGACAGCAGGGCGTCGATGATTTCCGGTGATGCAATGCCCTGAAGGATGATTTCTTCACGGATGGTTCTGCCGGACGCCTTGGCCTTGGACAAAAGGGCCTCGACTTTGCCGTAGCCCAGCACGGGAACCAGAACCGTTGCCAAGGCGTGGCTCTGCTCCACATGCGAAAGACAGCGTTCAGTGTTGGCTGTGATGCCGGGGACGCAGTCCTGTGCCAGCCCTTTTGTCACATTGACGAGAAGTATCAGTGATTCAAGGAGGGTGTGGGTGAGCAGCGGCATGAGGTGGTTGAGTTCCAGTTGGCCCATGCCCGCAGAGAGTGCGATGGTCTGGTCGTTGCCCATGACCTTGAGCGCAACCTGTGTCACCGCTTCCGGCATGACCGGATTGATCTTGCCCGCCATGATCGAGGAACCCGCCTGAAGCGGGGGCAGGGAGATTTCACCCAGGCCGGTTGCCGGACCGCTGGCGAGGAGCCGCAGGTCCGAGGATATTTTCATCAGGTTGGCCGCGTATGCCTTGAGCATGCCCGACACTTCGACGAAAGAGTCCATGTTCTGGGTGGCATCCACCAGATTTTCGGCGCGGGATACCGGCAGGCCGCATAAGTGGCGTAGTGTCTCCGTCACCTTGAGGACGTAATCGCGAGGCGCCCCCAGACCTGTGCCGATGGCTGTCCCGCCGAGGTTGACCTTTTTGATGCGCTCGCGGCTCTTGAAGATACGCCATCTGTCGCGTGCGATGCTGTCTGCAAAGGCACCGAAGGTCATGCCCAGCGTCATGGGGACGGCGTCAGTGAGTTCCGTGCGGCCTACTTTGACGACGTCACGGAACGCGTTCTCCTTGGCCTGAAGCGCTTCCTGAAGGTCTGCGACCTGATTTTCCAATCCCACCAGCAGGGACAGTGACGCCACCTTGAGGGCGGTGGGGTACACGTCATTGGTGGACTGGTGCATGTTGACATGATGGATGGGGTGAACCCGGGCGTATTCGCCCGGGTTTCCGCCCAAAAGTTCCTCGGCGCGGTTGGCGAGGACCTCGTTGACGTTCATGTTCGTCGAGGTCCCTGCTCCGCCCTGGAATGCGTCCACGACGATATGGTCGGACAACTGGCCGTTTTCCATTTCCTTGCAGGCCGCAATGATGGCCTCACTTCGCTCCCGGTCGAGATGCCCGAGAGCCGCATTGGTCGCGGCGCAAGCCTGTTTCACCAGAGCAAGGGCCTTGATGAACGGTGCGTGAAGCCGGTATCCGGAAAACGGGAAGTTGCGGACGGCCCGCATGGTATGGATGCCGTAGTAGGCTCCTGCGGGGATGTCCAATTCGCCTAAAGCGTCATGCTCGCGGCGTAAGGTTTCGTCGTGGCTGTCCATGGTCTGTTCCTAGATGTAGAGGTCGCGTTCTCCCGCTTCCATGCGCGCCAGTCGATCCATGAGAATCTTTTTGCGCTTGGGGTCGTCATACGCTTCGACTTCCTTGCGGATGAGTTCATTGCCCGCTTTCCTGGTCTCTTCGGAAGCGTAGTCTTCCAGATATTCCTTGAAGGTGAGCAAACCGTTGGGGAGGCAGAATTCCTGAATGAAGCCGGTCTTGGCCAGCTCCATGAAGTGCTCGCCCGTGCGTCCCATGCGGTAGCAGGCCGTGCACCATGAAGGGACGTAGCCGTGTTCGCCCGCGATGGAGTGAATGATCTCGTCCAGACTGCGGTTGTCGCCGATACAGAACTGCTGCACGTCGGGACGGTCGTATTCCGGGTCGCTGTAGGCACCGGGGTAGGTGCGGGAACCCGCGGAAAGCTGGGACACGCCCACCTCGATGAGTTCGCGCCGGAATTCGGCGTTCTCGCGTGTGGTCAGGATGAGGCCTGTGTACGGTACGGCGATACGTAGTGCCGCGACGATCTTCTTGAATTCGTGGCCCGAGGTCGGATAGGGCGGATTGAAGGCGATTTCCGCACCCAGTGCCGGTTCCAGTCGGGGGAAGGAAATGGTGTGCGGACCGACACCGCAGTCCTTTTCCAACTGACGGCAGTGGTGCAGGAGCGCGAGCACGTCAAAGGTCGGCTCATACAGGCCGAACAGTACGCCCATGCCGACATCGTCGATCCCTGCTTCCATGGCGCGGTGCATGGCGTGCAGTCGCCAGAGGAAATCGGTCTTGCGGCCGCCCGTGTGGAGCTTCTTGTAGGTCTCCTGATGATAGGTTTCCTGAAAACACTGGTAGGTCCCGATACCCACTTCGTGGATTTTGCGAAATCCTTCCACGTCCAGCGGAGCGCAGTTGATGTTGACCCGGCGGATTTCACCGCTCTTTTCCGAGGTGACGGAATAAACGTCGCGCACGGTCTGGGCGATCCATTCGGCATCATGCTTGGGGTGTTCGCCGTAGACCAGCAGGAGGCGTTTGTGCCCCTGATTTTCCAGTACCTCGACTTCCTTGTGGATTTCTTCGGCTGTCAGTGTCCGGCGGTCCAGCTCCCGGTTTTTCGCGTTGAAGCCGCAGTATTCGCACTGGTTGCCGCATTCATTGGTGATGTAGAGGGGCGCGAAAAGAACGAGGCGGTTGCCGTAGATGCCCTTCTTGATGGACATGGCGGTTTCGAAGATGGCTTCGTCCAGTTCCTTGTCCTTGTTTTTGAGCAGAACTGCGGTCTCATAGGGAGTGAGTCCGTTTCTTTCAAGGCCCTTGTCGAGTATCTCCCTGACCAGCGATTTGTCGGGATTCTCTGCCCGTGCGATTTCTTCGTTGATCAGTTGTTCGTCTATGAAGTTCGTCAGATTGTGTTGTGTCGTGTTGTTCGATTTCATGTTCGTTCCTTGCTAAGCCAGAAGAGATTTGACCCGGACGTCGCTGAGCATGCCGAGTTTGCCGGTCAGTGCGCCAAGTTCGTCAGTGGAAGCTTCGATGATGAGGCCTATGACGTTGACGCCCTTTTCGCGAAAGGGAATGCCGATGCGTCCAACCACGATATCCGAGTTGGCGCCGATGATTTTATTGACTTCCGGGGCTGATTTGCCCCTATCCTGAATGAAAATTCCGATGATTCCAAGCCGTTTGTCCATGCGTGTTCCCATGTGCCTTTGATGATTGGTACAGAAAAGGAAAAAGCCCGGGGTTAGCACTCCCCGGGCTATCTACGATTGGGACAGGCAAAAGCCCGGACAACGGTTTTATCTGCAAGCAGACTGTCCTTGGCGGGCTTCCACCCTGGGGTTAGGTCGTTCCCTTCCCGCAGGTAGATGAACTCCGTTACGGAGGTGTTCTGGGAAGAATTGATAGAGGAAGTTCTGCAAATAGGCAAGAGAAAAATGACACGAATTGTATACGTAATTGAAAAACGTAATACAGTGCCTATAATGCACCGGAAACGGGGCAAATGCTTGGCTGCCCTCGGTGGCGTGAGGGGGGAAGAGAGGGGGGAGAACGAAGCGTTCGGCCCTTGGGGCAGAATAATCCTAGCCGCAGGTCGACGCTGTTTAATCGGTATTACAGAGCCAGTTCGATGCCCTTGGCCTTGAGCGCTTCCAGCTTCTTGCTGCGATCCACATAGTGGGTGTGCAGCAGGTGGTGGGACTCGTGTCCACAGGGGCCTTCGTGCAGGAAACCGTCCTTGTGGTCATAGATTTTCTTGACCATGGGGTTGTCCTGAGACTTCCTGAGTTTGTAGATTTTGGGATTGGCGTCGGCGTCATACACAGACTTCTGGCGCAGGGCCACAAATTCCATGGCAGCGGCGACGGCTTCCTTGGTCATGTTGAAACCGAGTACGGCGTATCCGGCCATGACACCACAGGTCTTCAAGAATCCACGTCTGTTCAATTTCATCTTTCAGTTCCTCCTTAAGCGGTGGGCTTGCGGGTTCTGAAGCGCTTGTTGATCTTGGCGACCGTGCTTCTGAACATGGATGCCTGAATCTCGGGATCAAGAGGCTGTCCGCCGCCGTTCACACAACCGCCGGGGCAGGTCATGATCTCGATGAAGTGGTACGGGGACTTGCCTGCGCGGACTTCTTCACACAGCTTGGCTGCGTTCTGGAGACCACTGGCCACTGCGACTTTCACGGTGCCGAAGCCGGGAACCTCGATGTCTGCGGTCTTGATGCCTTCATGGGCACGGACGACCTTGATCTCGGGGTTGCTCAGCTTGGAGCCGGACAGTTCCTCGTAAGCCAGACGCAGTGCTGCTTCCATGACGCCGCCGCTGGTGCCGAAGATGGTGGCAGCACCGGTGGATTCGCCCAGAACCGGATCCGGATCTTCGTCAGGCAGGCCGTTGAACTCGATCCCGGCTTTCTTGATCATGTATGCCAACTCACGGGTGTTGATGGTGGCATCGATGTCGCGGAAACCGCTCTGGTTCATTTCGGGGCGCAGGCCTTCATACTTCTTGGCGATGCAAGGCATGATGGACACAGTGTAGATCTTCTTGGGCTCAACCTTGTTCTCTTTTGCGCCGTAAGTCTTGGACAGTGCGCCGAGCATGGCGACAGGAGACTTGCAGGTGGAGAGGTGAGGAGCCAGATCAGGGTAGAAGGTCTCGGCAAACTTGATCCAGCCGGGGCAGCAGGAAGTGAACTGCGGCAGCGGATGGTCGCCCTTGCCGCCAGCCTTGACGCGGTTCAGGAGTTCCGTGCCTTCTTCCATGATGGTGACGTCGGCAGCGAACTCGGTGTCCCAGATGTAGTCGAAGCCGAGCTTACGCAGGGCTGCGTGCATCTTGCCGCCGACATAGGTGCCGGTGGGGGCGCCGAAGCACTCACCCAGTCCGTAACGGACAGCGGGGGCGGGCATGGAGACGACGAGGGTCTCGGGGTCTTTGAGTTTCTCAAAGAGTTCATCCACGTAGGACACGCCTTCGTAGATGGCACCTGCGGGACAGCTGGCCAGACACTGGCCGCAGTTCACACAGGCGGCGGGGTCGACAACGCCGTGGATGTCGTCCTCGTTGATGGGCTGGATTGCCCCGGTAGGGCAAGCCGAATTGCATTCGCCGCAGCCTTCGCACTTGTCAGCGTCGACCTGGACAAAGAAAAGAGTGTCCGGATCAACGCCCTTGGGTGCGTTGCTTTGGTACATGATGCCTTCAATCTGTTGCATTGTTCCCTCCTTGCTGGGGTGGATTGAAGACGAGCCGGCCGGAATCGTTGCCGGTCGGCATGGTCATTGCCGTGTATTTTTTCGCTTTTGCGCGAAAAAACAAAATTAACACGATTCGAATAACAAATCGTAAAACGTGTTTAAGTGAGGGGATGCATAAAGACGGGGCGAAGTGCTCCGTTTTTTGTTCGACCATATATATTGTATAAAAGAACCCACCGTGTGTATGTGCGGTGGGTATGGTGTCTATTCTGTCAAGACTCGCCCTTTGGCAACGACTCATCTGCGTGAGTTGCTGCAATTCCCCCTCAAACAGTCAAGAAAGAGTTGGTAAGGCAAACAGGCGATGTTGTCGAGCTTTTTCGGTGGTTTTCGTGCGAAAAAGCAGTAGGTGGATGGCTGTAGTACGCGGTTTTTATGGTAAAACGTGAATTTTTTCACGCATTACCATTTGAAAAATAAGGAGGTATTGGGGTTCCTATTAGTGAAAAGCGTTTTTGTCCATGGGGCCGTGTTCCTTCCATTCTTTTGGCTTATAATGTATTCGTCGGCGATTACTGAACATGAGAGCTTCATCCTCAGGAGGATATCGATGGCACGAGTCATTTACGGTGTATGGGGCGGAACGGTTACCGACAACCGAGGAAAGAACCTTTTTGAAATTGAAGAAAACCCTGAATTTGCTGAATTTGATTCATTCAATCAGGGTAACCCTATCACCACTTTTGTAGGTGATCGCGGGTTCTTCGTTTTTTCACCGGATGCGAGCCTACTAGATGCCCTATGGCTGTATATGGATAAAGCTGCCGAAGAATCCTGTGGCAAGTGCACACCTTGCCGCATGGGGACGGGGCTGATTCGCGACAGACTGGCTGCCCTGCGTGACGGAAGTGGCGAATTCGGTGATGCCGATGCCGTGCTTGACGAAATCGAGATGCTTGCCAGCCATGTCCATGAGACGTCTTTGTGCGGTCTCGGTCAGACATGTACCCGCGCCTTGCTGGCCGCCTTGAGCCATTTTCGCGATCAGTTCGTACAGGACAGGCACCAATTCCCGGTCAAGCATTCCATGACCTATGTGACATCCCCGTGCATTGAGGCGTGTCCTGCGAAAATCAATGTGCCGCGGTATATCGACTACATCAAGGACGGCAAGCCTTCCCATTCTCTGGGGGTCATTCTTCAGAAATATCCCATGGCCGCCACATGCGGCAGGGTCTGTGTCCGTTTTTGCGAGATGGCGTGTCAGCGTTCCATGGTGGACGAGCCTGTGGGTATCAAGACCCTCAAGCGGTATGTGGCTGACCATGAGCAGGGGCTTCACCGTGAACTTTTCTCCAAGGATCTGATTCCCGAACGGTATTCTGACGATCTCAAGGTCGCTGTCGTGGGAGCAGGGCCTGCCGGGATCTGCTGTGCTTATCACCTGCTGCTCAAGGGATATCCGGTCGATGTTTTCGAGGCCAAGGGAGAGGCTGGCGGCATGGCGTCCAGCGGAATCCCGAGCTACAGGCTGCCCAAGGACGTGCTCAAGTCCGAGACGGATATCATTGAGCGCCTTGGCGGTCGTTTCTTCTTCAATCAGAAGCTCGGAAACGATTTTGATGTGGATGAGCTTTTCGAGCGCGGCTACAAATCGGTCTTTCTGGCGCTGGGCTGTGTTCAGGGCCGTTTGATGCAAGTTGAAGGCGAAGATGTTTCCCTCAGCGGATATGAACCCGGCATCGAATTTCTTCTTCGCGTTCATGAGCATGTGGAAAGAGGCAAGCCCATGGATATCAGCGGTGATGTCGTTGTGGTCGGCGGAGGAAACGTGGCAATGGATTGCGCCCGCTCCGCCCTGCGTATGGGAGCGGATTCCGTGCATCTGGTGTATCGCCGGACCGAGGAAGACATGCCTGCGGATCACGAGGAGATCGAAGCCGCCGCAAAAGAGGGTGTTGTTTTTCATTTCCTGACCAATCCGACGAAAATTCTGTCCGAAGATGGAAAAGTGACGGGCGTGGAGCTTGTTGCAATGCGTCAGACCGAGCCGGACGATGAAGGGCGGCGCGGCGTGGAACCCAAATCCGGCTCCGGCTATTTCCTTGCTGCCACGACAGTGGTGCCGGCCATCGGTCAGCGGGTTGCCGAGGACTGCCTCACGACGGACGACGGCGTGTCCATTGACAAGTGGGGGTGTATCGACGCTGACAGCACCACCCTTGCCACTTCCCGTTCCGGGGTTTTCGCTGGCGGTGACTGTAAGCTCGGCCCCTCGACTTTGATCCATGCCATGGCGCATGGCCTCAAGGCGGCCCGGTCCATTGACGACTATTTGCAGTTGGGCAGAGTCCGCTTTTTCCCCAGAAGTCGTATGCGTGAGATCATCAATAAATACAAAGTCATGAACGAAGAATGGCTTGAGACTCCCGTGAAGCACCTTTATCGCGTTCCCATTCAGGAAATGGACCCGGAAACGCGCAAGAATCTGTTTAACGAAGTGGAGCAGACCATCACCCCCGAGGAAGCGTATCACGAAGCAGGACGGTGTCTGCGCTGCTATCGTATTTACGCCTTGGTCACTGAATACCCCATTCCCGAAGGTTGCGCCTAGCGCCAGCAAAAGCGAGTCGATCATGCATGCATATATCAATGGTAAAGAAATCTCTTTTGAAGCGAACGAAACCATCCTCGAGGTGGCCCGTCGAAACGGACACTATATTCCTACCTTGTGTGAACTGGCGGATATAGACCACACCCCCGGCACCTGTCGTGTGTGTCTTGTCGAAATCCGTTGTGAAGGCCAAGAGGAAACGCGTATAACCACGGCCTGCAACACCCCGATTCTGGAAGGCATGGAGGTGTTCACCCGCACCCGTCAGGTGCGTGAAAAGCAGCGTCTTCAGGTCGAACTGCTTCTGGCGGATCACGATCAGGAATGCGCGACCTGCATCCGGCACGGCAGTTGCGAGTTGCAGGATGTGGCCCAGTTCGTGGGTTTGCAGAATTCTCGTTATTTCAAACCGCAAAATGCCAAGCGCGAGGTGGACAGCACCGCTCCCGGCCTCGTGCGGGACCTCGGCAAGTGCATCCGCTGTTACCGTTGCGTCAAGATCTGCCGTGACGGTCAGGGGGTTGATGCGCTGGTCATAACCGGCCGGGGACCGAATGCGGGCGTCGGTGTGCGTCAGGGACTGA from uncultured Pseudodesulfovibrio sp. includes the following:
- a CDS encoding transporter substrate-binding domain-containing protein, yielding MSTNCYVRRCKALCLVLCLLPLLLLGARAEGSERPQKIVVAAGNDSAPFYFLNKEGEPEGWMVDLWKVWSEKTGIDVEFRLDSFGNSLDLVRKGEADAHAGCFYSKERDAFMDYVLPLTDVQTHFFYSMKIQGLKSLQNLRGFNIGIIKGDYAMEVLERELPGASISVFDNNKELFEAVENGDVKVFVKDTLIALKTLSDRGLMDEYSYIPEQPLYSKPFLATVREGQEGLAEIVLDGMKQISQQEKMEIEAKWSGKVLAGVSDKLVISCMNDYPPFTTLTKYGEPAGLLVDLWRLWAERTGTDIEFRFGYWYETLDDIAHGRADIHSGLNKNFEREVWMDFTEPIFLTDTSLFYLAGQQPVTLENLKGKKVGTLKGAVTEAWLRENAPSIQTVPFVGNEQMAESLLKGDVAAVLIEGVNFTEVLLQHGWAGKVDRVKKVLSFQNLYAGTIAGRRGLINKINQGFQAISRSEIQELERRWVPEPTLRHFANQPRPLDLTRREMIWLKDHPQMRLGVDSEWPPFEFISPQGLYEGIVSEYISRLGEKLGVEILPVSEKNWDDMVEKVSSQDVDMVAGPNSADDVAAYLHYSKPYLSFPLSILVRDDSSVLNLRDLKGKKVGVVRGYDIENSLNQDTPGIDIVLVDNTEEALWDLVEGKLDALVSSTVSYRYLTSKHGISNVRVAVATPYSFNLSMGVRRDWPELVGILDKALGTITDSERDAIVNHWLNIHIERFIDWSMVWKVAFGIFSVAALILGIIIHANRKLAAEIVVRKRTQAALAESRERLEKQNHELIEAAELREDVERVSRHDLKNPLTNILSVPQLLMMSDNIEEYQKEMLKRVEASGYAMLQMINNSLDIFKMERGAYKFNPIDVDIAAVVRKVLLDQESVSNSKELSMSLLLEGVPMDEHETVMIQGEELLCYSMLSNLVRNAFEASPEGEAVTVELHREDGVALAIHNMGAVPEGIRDYFFEKYATSGKARGTGLGTYSAKLIAEVHGGTMGFITSEEHGTTVTVKFPA
- a CDS encoding response regulator, which codes for MSINLDMKFLIVDDNQAVRQIVADILRSVKFHNFIFAEDGKIAKKKFYNETVDCIILDWDMPVMNGLEFLDAIKGSDGPGEHEDIPVLMLTAHCTKDDVIAAVQHGATNYVVKPFTPDTLIKKLEIILGEKIL
- the hydF gene encoding [FeFe] hydrogenase H-cluster maturation GTPase HydF, with translation MTTKAPRGVRLVITLAGRRNAGKSSLINAITGQDIAIVSDHPGTTTDPVAKHYELLPLGPVTFYDTAGLDDEGELGELRIKATRKVLWRSDVAVVVISEEGITDYEKKIIADIQELEIPFIIVFNKSDLKEPAAADIAYCAENNLRHLVTSAKTGLDVDAVKETIIDIAPPEMKREPVLAGDLINEGDWVVCVVPIDLAAPKGRLILPQVQVLREILDCDAIGITVKDREIDEALANLQRKPALVITDSQVVMSVAGDVPDDIPLTTFSTLFARYKGDLEKLVEGAKAIDSLEDGDTVLMGEACSHHSVADDIGRVKIPRWLTQYTGKDLNFEFYSGHDFPENLERFKLTIHCGACMINRTEMLRRIKECNRRGVPVTNYGVAISKLQGVLDRVLKPFKLD
- the hydE gene encoding [FeFe] hydrogenase H-cluster radical SAM maturase HydE → MSILSKEEVRAYLEGRNDTELFARADEAKEQQFGKEIFLRAIIEFSNHCNKRCQYCGLRSPNRDIARYRMTRETILNATAVAAANDIGTIVLQSGDDFHYSTEFIGELVKDIRSRHDIAITLSVGDRDISEYAHWRKCGADRCLVKLETTDPELYARFRLGESFSERLQRVEALKDMGYEVGSGIIIGLPDMTVETTLEDILYLSDLKLHMLAAGPFIPHPQTPLASEQAGSIALSHRVTALLRLLNPGANIPATSALSALHQPSQGEALQRGCNVLMPSMTPEEHRSDYTIYPGKNQAHSTASASLTAARQTVISLGLEPSSSKGFSRRKDS